The proteins below are encoded in one region of Deinococcus metalli:
- a CDS encoding ABC transporter ATP-binding protein yields the protein MTTPPPTVLRRLYGLLTPYRRTVGLGLALLLGSVVAELYPPLVWIRVVDHGIAQRDWAFIGGQLALLVGVFAVQQLLSAWRGVLLERAGQAFTLDIRLALYRALQGQSAAYFESQRTGDLIARVTGDVDALQDVLVRGTDAVLANALRLVGVVGIFIWLQPLLGVLTTLPMIAVGLMLRRYAQTVRPAYRAARTRLGDLSALISDRLSGIRVVQGFAREDAETARIEALGRDLYGVGVEAVMIRNRAFPLARFVGNLGNVIMLGGGAWLILAGQFTLGGLLAYRGYGRYFYGPIDDLVNIGDLLQRAEASGRRVFEVLDAPVSVQERPGARPLPVPAHGHIDLDDVTFGYDAARPILRNVTLHIPAGQRVAVLGESGAGKSTLLGLVTRTFDPQAGVVRVDGVDVRDLTLHSLRAAAVGMAQDTFLFHDTVGNNVRYARPDADDDEVRAALSAAHALAFVEALPQGLDTVVGERGVKLSGGQRQRLSIARTLLAQPTILLLDEPTSAVDAESETQVVAALQGLMRGRTALIVTHRLSLARTADRVLVLAGGHIVDDGPPDRLRAGDGAYAALERAAAGVEFGAAVD from the coding sequence ATGACCACGCCTCCCCCCACCGTCCTGCGCCGCCTGTACGGCCTGCTCACGCCCTACCGGCGCACCGTGGGGCTGGGGCTGGCGCTGCTGCTGGGCAGCGTGGTGGCCGAGCTGTACCCGCCGCTGGTGTGGATCAGGGTGGTGGACCACGGCATCGCGCAGCGCGACTGGGCGTTCATCGGCGGGCAACTGGCGCTGCTGGTGGGCGTGTTCGCCGTGCAGCAGCTGCTGTCCGCGTGGCGCGGCGTGCTGCTGGAGCGCGCGGGGCAGGCGTTCACGCTGGACATCCGCCTGGCGCTGTACCGCGCCCTGCAGGGGCAGTCGGCGGCGTACTTCGAGTCGCAGCGCACCGGCGACCTGATCGCCCGCGTGACCGGCGACGTGGACGCCCTTCAGGACGTGCTGGTGCGCGGCACCGACGCGGTGCTGGCGAACGCGCTGCGCCTCGTGGGCGTGGTGGGCATCTTCATCTGGCTGCAACCGCTGCTGGGCGTGCTGACCACCCTGCCGATGATCGCGGTGGGGCTGATGCTGCGCCGCTACGCGCAGACGGTGCGGCCCGCGTACCGCGCTGCCCGCACTCGCCTGGGCGACCTGAGCGCGCTGATCTCGGATCGCCTCAGCGGTATCCGGGTGGTGCAGGGCTTCGCGCGCGAGGACGCCGAGACGGCCCGCATCGAGGCGCTGGGCCGCGACCTGTACGGGGTGGGGGTGGAGGCCGTGATGATCCGCAACCGCGCCTTCCCGCTGGCGCGCTTCGTGGGGAACTTGGGGAACGTGATCATGCTGGGCGGCGGCGCGTGGCTGATCCTCGCCGGACAGTTCACGCTGGGCGGCCTGCTGGCGTACCGGGGCTACGGCCGCTACTTCTACGGCCCCATCGACGACCTCGTGAACATCGGCGACCTGCTGCAACGCGCCGAGGCCAGCGGGCGGCGCGTGTTCGAGGTGCTGGACGCCCCCGTGAGCGTCCAGGAGCGCCCCGGTGCCCGGCCCCTGCCAGTCCCCGCCCACGGCCACATCGACCTCGATGACGTGACCTTCGGCTACGACGCCGCGCGGCCGATCCTGCGGAACGTCACGCTGCATATCCCGGCCGGGCAGCGCGTCGCCGTGCTGGGCGAGTCCGGCGCGGGCAAGAGCACGCTGCTGGGCCTGGTGACGCGCACCTTTGACCCGCAGGCGGGGGTCGTGCGGGTGGACGGCGTGGACGTGCGCGACCTGACGCTGCACAGTCTGCGCGCCGCGGCAGTCGGCATGGCGCAGGACACCTTCCTGTTCCACGACACGGTCGGCAACAACGTCCGTTACGCCCGCCCGGACGCTGACGACGACGAGGTGCGCGCCGCCCTGAGCGCGGCCCATGCCCTGGCCTTCGTGGAGGCGTTGCCGCAGGGTCTGGACACCGTCGTGGGCGAGCGCGGCGTGAAGCTCTCCGGCGGACAGCGCCAGCGCCTGTCCATCGCCCGGACGCTGCTGGCCCAGCCCACCATCCTGCTGCTGGACGAGCCCACCAGCGCCGTGGACGCCGAAAGCGAGACGCAGGTGGTCGCCGCGCTCCAGGGCCTGATGCGGGGCCGCACCGCATTGATCGTCACGCACCGCCTCAGCCTCGCCCGCACCGCCGACCGCGTGCTGGTGCTGGCCGGCGGGCACATCGTGGACGACGGCCCGCCGGATCGACTGCGTGCCGGAGACGGCGCGTACGCGGCGCTGGAACGCGCGGCGGCCGGGGTGGAGTTCGGGGCAGCAGTGGACTGA
- a CDS encoding CobW family GTP-binding protein — MTAPEPHDQRIPVVVVGGFLGAGKTTLVNHVIRSLPHRLGVIVNEFGQAGVDGSLIERLQDDVTELTAGCLCCTGRDDLLRALVTIAMREHRPDAVVVELSGVADPTPVLTTLLERSVRAAFRVTTLVAVVDARYALQTLREHPEAARQLAYANVVVLNKTDLADPALLDHAEDVLRGVNPLAEIRRVERGQIDAAALLARDDFDPRVLAGVDDRAVHTPGLKAFTLRAERPLDPYAWQRFMTDFLLSRPAEVLRAKGFLDLHGYPQRILFQAVRDLFTADAWDAGDGTSELVVIGRGLDRAEFQAGWDACVIPDPADLIPD, encoded by the coding sequence ATGACCGCGCCCGAGCCCCATGATCAGCGCATTCCCGTGGTCGTCGTGGGCGGCTTCCTGGGAGCCGGCAAGACCACGCTGGTCAACCACGTGATCCGCTCGCTGCCGCACCGCCTGGGCGTGATCGTGAACGAGTTCGGGCAGGCGGGCGTGGACGGCAGCCTCATCGAGCGCCTGCAGGACGACGTGACCGAACTGACTGCCGGGTGCCTGTGCTGCACCGGCCGGGACGACCTGCTGCGGGCGCTGGTGACCATCGCCATGCGCGAGCACCGGCCCGACGCCGTGGTGGTGGAGCTGTCGGGCGTGGCCGACCCGACCCCGGTGCTGACCACGCTGCTGGAGCGCTCGGTGCGCGCGGCCTTCCGCGTGACCACCCTGGTGGCCGTGGTGGACGCCAGATACGCCCTGCAAACCCTGCGCGAGCACCCGGAGGCGGCGCGGCAGCTCGCCTACGCGAACGTGGTGGTGCTGAACAAGACCGACCTCGCCGATCCGGCGCTGCTGGACCACGCCGAGGACGTGCTGCGCGGCGTGAACCCGCTGGCAGAGATCCGGCGCGTGGAGCGCGGGCAGATCGACGCCGCCGCGCTGCTCGCCCGCGACGACTTCGACCCGCGCGTGTTGGCCGGCGTGGACGACCGCGCGGTGCACACGCCGGGCCTGAAGGCCTTCACGCTGCGCGCGGAGCGGCCGCTCGACCCCTACGCGTGGCAGCGCTTCATGACGGACTTCCTGCTGTCGCGCCCGGCCGAGGTGCTGCGCGCCAAGGGTTTCCTCGATCTGCACGGGTACCCGCAGCGCATCCTGTTCCAGGCGGTGCGCGACCTGTTCACGGCCGACGCGTGGGACGCCGGCGACGGCACCTCGGAACTCGTGGTGATCGGACGCGGGCTGGACCGCGCCGAGTTCCAGGCCGGCTGGGACGCGTGCGTGATTCCCGACCCGGCCGACCTCATCCCGGACTGA
- a CDS encoding DUF2231 domain-containing protein — protein sequence MFSLPTRKQPPAYVVEDAVSNHDALETAADALQTLLKGAEAVVPDAVLDLLHGESVGHPVHPLLVHLPLGGWVIAAVLDHLPAKSPGANDHAADVALTLGTLGAVPTIATGWLDWSNTRGEARRTGLIHGALNETAFLLNVGSLVARRRGRRGLGKALSGAALGLAVAGGFLGGELVYRHGLGVGRTLAHRQG from the coding sequence ATGTTCAGCCTGCCCACCCGCAAGCAGCCGCCCGCGTACGTCGTCGAGGACGCCGTGAGCAACCATGACGCGCTGGAGACCGCGGCCGACGCCCTCCAGACGCTCCTGAAGGGTGCCGAGGCTGTGGTGCCCGACGCCGTGCTCGACCTGCTGCACGGCGAGAGCGTCGGGCACCCGGTCCATCCGCTGCTGGTGCACCTCCCGCTGGGCGGCTGGGTGATCGCGGCGGTGCTCGATCACCTGCCCGCGAAGTCGCCGGGCGCCAACGACCACGCCGCCGATGTGGCCCTGACGCTGGGCACGCTGGGCGCCGTGCCCACCATCGCGACCGGCTGGCTCGACTGGAGTAACACGCGCGGCGAGGCCCGCCGCACCGGCCTGATCCACGGCGCGCTGAACGAGACGGCGTTCCTGCTGAACGTCGGCTCGCTCGTGGCGCGCCGCCGGGGAAGGCGCGGGCTGGGCAAGGCGCTGTCGGGCGCGGCGCTGGGTCTCGCCGTGGCGGGCGGTTTCCTGGGCGGGGAACTCGTGTACCGGCACGGCCTGGGCGTCGGGCGCACGCTGGCGCACCGGCAGGGCTAG
- the csaB gene encoding polysaccharide pyruvyl transferase CsaB — MRVAVSGYYGFGNTGDEAIALAITRELKKLGHTPVLLSNTPAESAALYGCESAARMSPGPLLWALLRSPVVLSGGGGLLQDKTSARTLAYYLGVIRAARALGKRVVVFNQSIGPLTPAGGRKVAGVLRGLRVLVRDHGSLDTLGALDVRAEIGGDPALLLEPTPGLPRDVHRVVIAPRGDVTDATERLKDVTRRLQASGRTVTALSFMPDHDDAAAHALGADEVISTRDPQLALDTIAQSGYVIGVRLHAVILAAAAGTPFSAVAYDPKVQGFADDAGAPTHPTALDASAVSDEALRRAAPDWSAIEDMKLRASESFARALRR; from the coding sequence ATGAGGGTCGCGGTCAGCGGGTACTACGGCTTCGGGAACACCGGGGACGAGGCGATCGCCCTGGCGATCACGCGGGAACTGAAGAAGCTGGGGCACACGCCCGTGCTGCTGTCGAACACCCCCGCCGAGAGCGCCGCGCTGTACGGCTGCGAGAGCGCCGCGCGCATGAGTCCGGGGCCGCTGCTGTGGGCGCTGCTGCGCTCGCCGGTGGTGCTGTCCGGCGGGGGCGGGCTGCTGCAGGACAAGACCAGCGCGCGCACCCTGGCGTATTACCTGGGCGTGATCCGCGCCGCGCGCGCGCTGGGCAAGCGCGTGGTGGTGTTCAACCAGAGTATCGGGCCGCTCACGCCCGCGGGCGGACGGAAGGTGGCCGGCGTCCTGCGCGGCCTGCGCGTGCTCGTGCGCGACCACGGCAGCCTGGACACCCTGGGCGCCCTGGACGTCCGCGCCGAGATCGGAGGCGACCCCGCGCTGCTGCTGGAACCCACGCCGGGCCTGCCGCGCGACGTGCACCGCGTGGTGATCGCGCCGCGCGGCGACGTGACCGACGCGACCGAGCGCCTGAAAGACGTCACGCGCCGCCTGCAGGCGAGCGGGCGCACCGTGACCGCCCTGAGCTTCATGCCGGACCACGACGACGCGGCCGCGCACGCCCTGGGCGCCGACGAGGTGATCAGCACCCGCGATCCGCAGCTGGCGCTCGACACCATCGCGCAGAGCGGGTACGTGATCGGGGTGCGGCTGCACGCCGTCATCCTGGCGGCCGCCGCCGGCACGCCCTTCAGCGCGGTCGCGTACGACCCCAAGGTGCAGGGCTTCGCGGACGACGCCGGCGCCCCCACGCACCCGACGGCGCTCGACGCCTCGGCTGTGAGCGATGAGGCGCTGCGCCGCGCCGCCCCCGACTGGAGCGCCATCGAGGACATGAAGCTCCGCGCGTCCGAGAGTTTCGCGCGCGCGCTGCGGCGCTAG
- a CDS encoding DUF5693 family protein: MTDPSTPTRPPGALTPAGLPTAPRHPWTPALLIVIALSLIPALILAVQRVQYEQAQKTTALVMDYPALVTQARRYGLEPQALLDKYKALGVNGVALYEDTIASLEQRGEVYLKNGSDLAADFPNQGVKTNAVYMRAATPQIAEALRARYTIPTRDVTVDGKTWVEWPSDPRYLPAGPDTQRVAELKAQGLVLVYRPYQDEAVPIQKVGADWPDVPFIAFTGDEVIGARTPDLLSQVDKAIGTRMPAIIEGNIQKGLEDLVITHGGARLFALAPSWQNQLDPLDVASKYNLAGRERGMRLMYLRPYPTIGETETMLTRASELLKKSGVTVGTPTVQFFTPSPLLKALSMIGPLAALLLLGLSFPLARLGMIAAGVTAVLAFGLNTLHPFESAALVAAVTFPALGLILRRARVTDWFIATGLSLVGVLFVSALGASRESTLGLEPFRGVGLTLLLPLTLVALSFLPRQDIRKTLGDIYAAPIRLGDVAVMALGFVLLATVYERRGNATGGSVSDFEASLRRDVQDSIIRPRFKEVFAHPLGLLGLTGTLPGYFSGLLILAGVVGQSSILNTFSHFHTPLLVSAARCFIGLGLGLALGVVLTALLRFVLRAWAAPQRAPVRA, from the coding sequence GTGACTGATCCCTCCACGCCCACCCGTCCGCCGGGAGCCCTGACGCCCGCCGGCCTGCCGACCGCGCCGCGTCATCCGTGGACGCCCGCGCTGCTGATCGTGATCGCCCTGTCGCTGATTCCGGCGCTGATCCTGGCCGTGCAGCGCGTGCAGTACGAGCAGGCGCAGAAGACCACCGCGCTGGTCATGGATTACCCGGCGCTGGTCACGCAGGCGCGGCGCTACGGCCTGGAGCCGCAGGCGCTGCTGGACAAGTACAAGGCGCTGGGCGTGAACGGCGTGGCGCTGTACGAGGACACGATTGCCAGCCTGGAGCAGCGCGGCGAGGTGTACCTGAAAAACGGCTCGGACCTGGCCGCCGACTTCCCGAACCAGGGCGTGAAGACCAACGCCGTGTACATGCGCGCCGCCACGCCGCAGATCGCCGAGGCGCTGAGAGCGCGCTACACCATTCCCACGCGGGACGTGACGGTGGACGGCAAGACCTGGGTGGAGTGGCCCAGCGATCCGCGTTACCTGCCCGCCGGGCCGGACACGCAGCGGGTGGCCGAGCTGAAGGCGCAGGGCCTGGTGCTGGTGTACCGCCCGTACCAGGACGAGGCGGTGCCCATCCAGAAGGTCGGCGCGGACTGGCCGGACGTGCCCTTCATCGCCTTTACCGGCGACGAGGTGATCGGGGCACGCACGCCGGACCTGCTCTCGCAGGTGGACAAGGCCATCGGCACGCGCATGCCCGCCATCATCGAGGGCAACATCCAGAAGGGCCTGGAGGACCTGGTCATCACCCACGGCGGCGCGCGGCTGTTCGCGCTGGCCCCCAGCTGGCAGAACCAGCTCGATCCGCTGGACGTGGCCAGCAAGTACAACCTGGCCGGACGCGAGCGCGGCATGCGCCTGATGTACCTCCGTCCCTACCCGACCATCGGCGAGACCGAGACGATGCTGACCCGCGCCTCGGAGCTGCTGAAGAAGTCCGGCGTGACGGTCGGCACGCCCACGGTGCAGTTCTTCACGCCCAGCCCGCTCCTGAAGGCCCTGAGCATGATCGGGCCGCTGGCGGCGCTGCTGCTGCTGGGCCTGAGCTTCCCGCTGGCGCGCCTGGGCATGATCGCGGCCGGCGTGACCGCCGTGCTGGCCTTCGGCCTGAACACCCTGCATCCCTTCGAGAGCGCGGCGCTGGTCGCGGCCGTGACCTTCCCGGCCCTGGGCCTGATCCTGCGCCGGGCCAGGGTCACGGACTGGTTCATCGCCACCGGCCTGAGCCTGGTGGGCGTGCTGTTCGTCTCGGCGCTGGGCGCGAGCCGCGAGAGCACGCTGGGCCTGGAACCCTTCCGCGGCGTGGGCCTGACGCTGCTGCTGCCGCTGACGCTGGTCGCGCTGAGCTTTCTGCCGCGCCAGGACATCCGCAAGACGCTGGGAGACATCTACGCCGCGCCGATCCGCCTGGGCGACGTGGCCGTGATGGCGCTCGGATTCGTGCTGCTCGCGACGGTGTATGAACGGCGCGGCAACGCGACCGGCGGCTCGGTCAGCGACTTCGAGGCCTCGCTGCGCCGCGACGTGCAGGACTCGATCATCCGGCCGCGCTTCAAGGAAGTCTTCGCTCACCCTCTGGGCCTGCTGGGCCTGACCGGCACGCTGCCCGGCTACTTCAGCGGCCTGCTGATCCTGGCGGGCGTGGTGGGCCAGTCGAGCATCCTGAACACCTTCAGCCACTTCCACACGCCGCTGCTGGTCAGCGCCGCGCGCTGCTTCATCGGGCTGGGCCTGGGCCTGGCGCTGGGCGTGGTCCTGACCGCCCTGCTGCGCTTCGTGCTGCGGGCGTGGGCCGCGCCCCAGCGGGCCCCCGTGCGCGCATGA
- the udk gene encoding uridine kinase has translation MSAPGGHGQPFVIGVAGGSGSGKTTVTRRVIETVGRAGVAVLNQDNYYRDQSDIPFETRLKTNYDHPAAFDWTLLRAHLDALLAGVPIDMPEYDFTNHTRSLQSTTVLPGSVVVLEGFFALYDEALRGRMHLKVFVDADADVRFIRRLQRDTQERGRTPESVIAQYLEFVRPMHLSFVEPTKRYADVIIPHGGMNEPALDMLTARIRATV, from the coding sequence GTGAGTGCGCCCGGCGGGCACGGTCAGCCCTTCGTGATCGGCGTGGCGGGCGGCTCGGGCAGCGGCAAGACCACCGTGACGCGGCGCGTGATCGAGACGGTGGGCCGCGCGGGCGTGGCGGTGCTGAACCAGGACAACTACTACCGCGACCAGTCGGACATTCCCTTCGAGACGCGGCTGAAGACCAACTACGACCACCCGGCCGCCTTCGACTGGACGCTGCTGCGCGCCCACCTCGATGCCCTGCTGGCCGGCGTGCCCATCGACATGCCCGAGTACGACTTCACGAACCACACGCGCTCCCTGCAGAGCACCACGGTCCTGCCGGGCAGCGTGGTCGTGCTGGAGGGGTTCTTCGCGCTGTACGACGAGGCGCTGCGGGGCCGCATGCACCTGAAGGTGTTCGTGGACGCCGACGCGGACGTGCGCTTCATCAGACGGCTCCAGCGCGACACCCAGGAGCGCGGGCGCACGCCCGAGAGCGTGATCGCGCAGTACCTGGAGTTCGTGCGGCCCATGCACCTGAGTTTCGTGGAGCCCACCAAGCGCTACGCGGACGTGATCATCCCGCACGGCGGCATGAACGAGCCCGCGCTGGACATGCTCACCGCCCGCATCCGCGCCACGGTCTGA
- a CDS encoding Glu/Leu/Phe/Val dehydrogenase family protein: MLILEEMQSRGHESLSLLNHAPSGLRAALAVHSTVLGPAIAGVRLREQDEQLAVRGALALSESLTLKTALAGLNYGGGACVLLMPEAGVDDPHAREALFRALGRQLRPLASRVVLTEDIGVTPADIAFVAQETPATLGMNTDTSAVTGYGVYRGMKAAARFALGSESLRGVRVAILGVGAVGRTLAQYLHREGAKLTVADARLEKAEALAGELDGTRAVGCDALLDVPCDIVSPCAYGHSIHSVDVPRLQCRLIAGGEHHPLTRRGEAAVKEAGIVYMPDFAINAAGLIAAATGADMNHAAERVYQIVTRITQVAEQYDKAPHLVARRMAERRIDLIGGLGRV, encoded by the coding sequence ATGTTGATACTCGAGGAGATGCAGTCGCGCGGGCACGAGTCCCTGTCGCTGCTGAACCACGCCCCCAGCGGCCTGCGGGCCGCGCTGGCGGTGCATTCCACGGTGCTGGGCCCGGCCATCGCGGGCGTGCGGCTGCGCGAGCAGGACGAGCAGCTCGCCGTGCGCGGCGCTCTGGCGCTCTCGGAGAGCCTGACCCTCAAGACCGCGCTCGCGGGCCTGAACTACGGCGGGGGCGCGTGCGTGCTGCTGATGCCGGAGGCCGGCGTGGACGACCCGCACGCGCGCGAGGCGCTGTTCCGCGCGCTGGGCCGGCAGTTGCGGCCCCTGGCGAGCCGGGTGGTGCTCACCGAGGACATCGGCGTGACGCCCGCCGACATCGCCTTCGTGGCGCAGGAAACGCCGGCCACGCTGGGCATGAACACCGACACCAGCGCCGTGACCGGCTACGGCGTGTACCGCGGCATGAAGGCCGCCGCGCGCTTCGCGCTGGGTTCCGAGAGCCTGCGCGGGGTGCGCGTGGCGATCCTGGGGGTGGGCGCGGTGGGCCGGACGCTCGCGCAGTACCTGCACCGCGAGGGCGCGAAGCTGACCGTTGCGGACGCCCGGCTGGAGAAGGCCGAGGCGCTGGCGGGCGAGCTGGACGGCACCCGCGCGGTGGGCTGCGACGCGCTGCTGGACGTGCCGTGCGACATCGTGTCGCCGTGCGCGTACGGGCACTCGATCCACAGCGTGGACGTGCCCCGGTTGCAGTGCCGCCTGATCGCGGGCGGCGAGCACCACCCGCTGACCCGGCGGGGCGAGGCCGCCGTGAAGGAGGCCGGCATCGTGTACATGCCGGACTTCGCGATCAACGCGGCCGGACTGATCGCCGCCGCGACCGGCGCGGACATGAACCACGCGGCCGAGCGGGTGTACCAGATCGTCACGCGGATCACACAGGTGGCCGAGCAGTACGACAAGGCCCCGCACCTCGTGGCGCGCCGCATGGCCGAGCGGCGCATCGACCTGATCGGCGGCCTGGGGCGCGTGTGA
- a CDS encoding E3 binding domain-containing protein, with protein MERIAPLAKILAEANGIDWQQLKGTGDGGMIVEQDILNYLSRIMSGEEEPPATPVDLPPPDWNGDVNSMPDLSGVSADQMARAGVEADLTALLGKAPVTPPSPEVPATAPAALDDDLEFELDDAEPSAPVPAPPAVPATPSLGGWEWSAATPAAPAAVPTVEVPAVQVPDVAAPAVSAPAFHFDAPVASVPAPAVPAPAVAAPVPAAPVAAEPALAAPSVGLGGLLSRLYQQPTPAAPAPAPAPVPVASPAVSPPMDTTEDHSGPELDTGVPAPMPAAAEPAPAHHVPAPDILPAVAADEPALVAAPHIEAPAPEPEPVAAAPDPEPQPEVAAPDVVPTLDAAPVAVPAAPEHAAAQPTGNAVWFGTYLRRDSDVGALSDLHGQLVAALGRELPLGLLVARAAQRHAADLGLTTVALHGQDGARSVAGDTLRAAADAAAYAYEGTPDLLIVDAGAHDLDDLHFPQTTTLSLGRVQDGRAALSLNGDVDAARGAAFLTAVAQTLGQPVLLLL; from the coding sequence ATGGAACGGATTGCTCCGCTGGCCAAGATTCTGGCTGAGGCGAACGGGATTGACTGGCAGCAGCTCAAGGGCACCGGTGACGGTGGCATGATCGTGGAGCAGGACATCCTGAATTACCTGTCGCGCATCATGAGCGGAGAGGAAGAGCCGCCCGCCACCCCGGTCGACCTGCCGCCGCCCGACTGGAACGGCGACGTGAACAGCATGCCGGACCTGAGCGGGGTCAGCGCCGATCAGATGGCCCGTGCCGGTGTGGAGGCCGACCTCACCGCGCTGCTCGGCAAGGCCCCGGTGACGCCGCCCTCGCCCGAGGTGCCGGCCACCGCGCCCGCCGCGCTGGACGACGATCTGGAATTCGAGCTGGACGACGCCGAGCCCAGCGCTCCGGTGCCGGCGCCGCCCGCCGTGCCCGCCACGCCCTCGCTGGGCGGGTGGGAGTGGAGCGCGGCCACGCCGGCGGCCCCGGCCGCCGTCCCGACCGTCGAGGTGCCCGCCGTGCAGGTGCCGGACGTCGCGGCGCCCGCCGTCAGCGCCCCGGCCTTCCACTTCGATGCGCCGGTCGCGTCCGTGCCGGCCCCCGCCGTGCCGGCCCCCGCCGTGGCGGCCCCGGTGCCCGCTGCGCCGGTGGCAGCCGAACCCGCGCTGGCCGCGCCCTCCGTGGGCCTGGGCGGCCTGCTGTCGCGCCTGTACCAGCAGCCCACCCCGGCTGCCCCGGCACCGGCCCCCGCCCCGGTGCCCGTCGCCAGCCCGGCCGTCTCGCCGCCCATGGACACCACCGAGGACCACAGCGGTCCCGAGCTGGACACCGGCGTCCCGGCGCCCATGCCCGCAGCGGCCGAACCGGCGCCCGCTCACCACGTTCCCGCGCCCGACATCCTCCCCGCGGTCGCGGCCGACGAGCCTGCCCTGGTCGCGGCGCCCCACATCGAGGCGCCGGCACCCGAGCCCGAACCGGTGGCCGCCGCGCCGGACCCCGAGCCCCAGCCCGAAGTGGCCGCGCCCGACGTTGTTCCCACCCTGGACGCGGCGCCGGTCGCCGTGCCGGCCGCGCCGGAGCACGCCGCCGCCCAGCCCACCGGGAACGCGGTGTGGTTCGGCACGTACCTGCGCCGCGACAGCGACGTGGGCGCGCTGAGCGACCTGCACGGCCAGCTCGTCGCCGCGCTCGGGCGGGAGCTGCCGCTGGGCCTGCTGGTCGCCCGCGCCGCGCAGCGCCACGCGGCCGACCTGGGCCTGACCACCGTCGCCCTGCACGGCCAGGACGGCGCCCGCAGCGTCGCCGGCGACACCCTGCGCGCCGCGGCGGACGCCGCCGCCTATGCGTACGAGGGCACGCCGGACCTGCTGATCGTGGACGCCGGCGCGCACGACCTGGACGACCTGCACTTCCCCCAGACCACCACGCTGTCGTTGGGCCGCGTGCAGGACGGCCGCGCCGCCCTGAGCCTCAACGGCGATGTGGACGCCGCCCGCGGCGCCGCGTTCCTGACGGCGGTCGCGCAGACCCTCGGCCAGCCCGTCCTGCTGCTGCTGTAA
- the ahbA gene encoding siroheme decarboxylase subunit alpha, whose amino-acid sequence MTATVPPAPLSPPTPREQLLNRIQRDIPIVRRPYAVLAREVGLTEHEALEILREVKQEGVLRQVSAIFDTRTLGYQSSLVAAVYGKDELDAGAEIVNGHPGVSHNYRRNHDFNLWYTIAVPPESDLEAHVQKLHELSGATLTRLMPTLHLFKIGVEFDMTGTEDWNAKATPQYTSAQRNIGYAVTDLDRAFVVEFQKDLPVTEEPYADACAALGLDIDEVAAHAEKMKAAGALRRVSAVFRHQKAGFTFNAMGVWAVPQDDVAAVGRKMAEFKAVSHCYLRPTYPEWPYTIFTMVHGRSKDEAFGKIRAIEDEVAPGVNHAILYSTKEYKKIRLEFYKPEFYAWAREHLGTDA is encoded by the coding sequence ATGACCGCCACCGTTCCGCCCGCTCCGCTCAGTCCACCCACGCCGCGCGAGCAGCTCCTGAACCGCATCCAGCGCGACATTCCGATCGTGCGGCGTCCCTACGCCGTGCTGGCCCGCGAGGTCGGCCTGACGGAGCACGAGGCGCTGGAGATCCTGCGCGAGGTCAAGCAGGAGGGCGTGCTGCGGCAGGTGAGCGCCATCTTCGATACGCGCACCCTGGGCTACCAGAGCAGCCTGGTGGCCGCCGTGTACGGCAAGGACGAGCTGGACGCCGGTGCCGAGATCGTGAACGGGCACCCCGGCGTGAGCCACAACTACCGCCGCAACCACGATTTCAACCTGTGGTACACGATTGCCGTGCCGCCCGAGAGCGACCTGGAAGCGCACGTCCAGAAGCTGCACGAGCTGAGCGGCGCCACCCTCACGCGCCTGATGCCCACCCTGCACCTGTTCAAGATCGGGGTGGAGTTCGACATGACCGGCACCGAGGACTGGAACGCCAAGGCCACGCCGCAGTACACCAGCGCGCAGCGCAACATCGGCTACGCCGTGACGGACCTCGACCGGGCCTTTGTGGTGGAGTTCCAGAAGGACCTGCCCGTGACCGAGGAGCCCTACGCGGACGCCTGCGCCGCCCTGGGCCTGGACATCGACGAGGTCGCCGCGCACGCCGAGAAGATGAAGGCGGCCGGCGCCCTGCGGCGCGTGTCGGCGGTGTTCCGCCACCAGAAGGCGGGCTTCACCTTCAACGCCATGGGCGTGTGGGCGGTGCCGCAGGACGATGTCGCGGCTGTCGGGCGCAAGATGGCGGAATTCAAGGCCGTGTCGCACTGTTACCTGCGGCCCACGTACCCGGAGTGGCCTTACACGATCTTCACCATGGTGCACGGCCGCAGCAAGGACGAGGCCTTCGGCAAGATCCGCGCCATCGAGGACGAGGTCGCGCCCGGCGTAAACCACGCCATCCTGTACTCGACCAAGGAGTACAAGAAGATCCGGCTGGAGTTCTACAAGCCCGAATTCTACGCGTGGGCCAGGGAGCACCTCGGCACCGACGCCTGA
- a CDS encoding Lrp/AsnC ligand binding domain-containing protein has product MVTAIVMVQAERHSIQETAEALAGVSGVREVYSVTGEWDIVAILKLSRYEDLDDVVTGGLRRVPGIARTQTMLAFRTYSEDLLDQGFGVGLDEGQQP; this is encoded by the coding sequence ATGGTGACCGCGATCGTGATGGTTCAGGCCGAACGCCACAGCATCCAGGAGACGGCCGAGGCCCTGGCCGGCGTCTCGGGCGTCCGCGAGGTGTACTCCGTGACCGGCGAGTGGGACATCGTCGCCATCCTGAAACTGTCCCGCTACGAGGACCTGGACGACGTCGTGACCGGCGGGCTGCGCCGGGTGCCGGGCATCGCCCGCACGCAGACCATGCTGGCGTTCCGCACGTACAGCGAGGACCTGCTGGACCAGGGCTTCGGCGTGGGGCTCGACGAGGGCCAGCAGCCGTAA